The genomic window CCAGCGCCCGGCGAACGATCCGGGGTGGAGCGCCGATCTGGTCGCGCTGGTCGATGATGCGTGGTCGATCCTGCAAGCCTACGAAATGACCGGCCTCGGCGGCGACACTGTGGTCGAGGCTTATCCGGTGACTGCCGATCCGCTGCCTGATCCAATTGAGGTGCCATGATGTGGCCGTTCAGTCGAAAAGAGAAGGCGCTGTACAACATCCCGTCGCGTGGCGGTTGGCGCGTGCTGGAATCTTTCCCCGGCGCCTGGCAGAGGAATGTGGAGGTCAACAAGGAGTCCGTCCTTGCCTTCCATGCCGTCTTTGCCTGCATGACGCTGATCGCGCGCGACATTGCCAAGCTGCGTGTCAAGCTGGTCCAGAAGGACTCGGGCGGTATTTGGTCCGAAGTGACGAACCCGGCCTATTCCCCGGTCCTGCGCAAGCCAAACGGCTACCAGACCCGGATCCAGTTCTGGGAAAGCTGGGTTCTGTCCAAGCTGTCCTGCGGCAATACCTATGTCCTCAAGGTGCGGGATGGTCGCGGCGTCGTGACGCAGATGCACATTCTGGACCCGGCGCGGGTGAAGCCGCTGGTGTCGGACAGTGGGGATGTTTTCTACGAAATCCAGCCCGACAACTTGTCGGCGGGCAAGGAGAGCATCACGGTCCCGGCGCGTGAGATCATTCATGATCGGTTCAACACGCTGTTTCACCCGCTGGTCGGGCTGTCTCCAATCTTCGCCAACGGGCTGGCCGCCACGCAAGGGCTGAACATCCAGAACAACAGCGCGTCGTTCTTCGGTAATCGGTCGGTCCCTGGCGGCATCCTGACGGCCCCAGGCGCGATCTCGGACGAGACGGCGGCGCGGCTGAAAGAGACGTGGGAAGAACGCTATTCGGGGCGCGGCGGTGGCAAGATCGCCGTTCTCGGTGATGGGCTGAAATTCGAGGCGTTGGCGATGAAATCGACCGATGCCCAGATGATTGAACAGCTAAAATGGACCGCCGAGGTGGTGTGCAGCACCTACCATGTGCCGCCCTACAAGATCGGCATCGGGCAGATGCCGACCTATAACAATATTCAGGCGCTGAACGTCGAATATTACAGCCAATGTCTTCAGTCGTTGATCGAGGACGTGGAACTGTGTCTCGATGAAGGCCTGGGGATGGCTGAGGGGATCGGAACCGAGTTCGATCTTGACGGCCTTCTGCGCATGGATTCCGTGACCCAGATGGAGGTCATGGACAAGGCTAAGGGTATCTTCTCGCCCAATGAGATGCGGCGCCGATTTGATCTTGCGCCGAAAACCGGCGGGGACAGCGTGTTCCTGCAAGAGCAGAACTATAGCCTTGAGGCCCTGGCGAAGCGTGATGCGCGTCCTGATCCATGGGCGAAAGCCGAAGCGGCCCCGCAACCGGACGCATCGGCGCAGGACGAAGCCGAGGAACGCGCCTTCGTGGCGGAGACGCTGCTTGCGATGCGCAAGAGCTTGGAGGCCGCATGATCGACGCAAAAGCATTTGGCGAGGAACTGGCTGGCATCGTGAAGGCGGCAACCGCGCCGCTTCTGGCCCGCATCGAGGCGCTGGAAGGGCAGGTGAAGGCGGTCGAGGCTCGACCGGCGGGCCTTACCGCAGAGGCGCTTGCCGAGCAGGTGGAGGCTGTAGAGGCGCGCGTCAAATCGCATGCGGACGAGGCGATGCGGAAGGCGATGGAGCGTGGGTTTGCTGCTCAAGAGGATGGCCTTAGGCAGATCGTGAAAGAGTGCAGTGAACTGTATGACCCTGAACTTCCCGACATTCCTGCCATGGTGGCCGAGGCAGTCGAGGAAGCCGTGAAATCGATCCCCGCGCCGCAGGACGGCAAGGACGGTGCCCGCGGTGAACGCGGCGAGCCGGGCCGAGACGGGTTGGACGTGAAAGACCTGTTCCGCGCCGATGGCGGTCGCCTCATCGCGGTGATGAGCGATGGCACCACGAAAGATCTGGGCGTGTTCGTCGGCAAGGATGGTGAACCGGGCCGCGATGGTGCCGATGGGAAAGACGGTTCTGATGGCCTTGGCTTCGAGGACATGAGCTTTGAATTCGATGAGCACGGCAGGGTTATCGCCAAGTTCCAGCGCGGCGACGTGGTGAAATCCGTTCGCCTTCCAGGCATCGTTGACCGAGGCCCTTACAAATCGGGCGAAAGCTACGAGAAGGGAGATGCAGTCAGCTACGGCGGCTCGCTGTGGATCGCGCAGGATGCGACCAACGAAAAGCCAGACGGCGGCAAGGGCTGGCGGCTAGCGGTCAAGAAGGGCCGGGATGCGAGGGCTTCGTGATGGTGCAGCTTGTTGATCTGGACGAAATCAAGGCCGCGCTCCGTATTGACGGCGACGACGAGGATGCGGCTCTTGAACTTCTATGCGAGGCCGTCAGCGAGGCTGTCATTGCCTATCTGAAATCCGGCGCTGATGCGTTTATCGAGGATGGTGAAGTTCCGTCTGGTGCCGTTGTTCCGAACCGGGTGAAGGTCGCGACGATCTACTGGATTGGCGTTCTGCGCCGGAACCCCGACAACGATACCGAGGGCGCTTTCCAGTTGGGCTATCCGCCGCTTCCGGTGGTGTCGATGCTCTATCAGATGCGAGACCCGGCCCTTGCTTAGGTCGTATCAGCCAATGACGGCCGGCCAACTCACCAAGCGCGCCACGTTGCTTGAGCCGTTCGAGGCGGTGGACGCCGACGGGCAGGTCGTGCAGTCGTGGACGGATCGTGGTGCGGTCTGGTGCAACCTCGCCCCTCGGCGCGGGGGTGAATCCGTGATGCAGGCCCGTCTGGAGTCGAAGAACCCGGCGATTATCACGGTGCGTGCGTCCACCCTGACGAGGGAGATCACCAGCGAATGGCAGGTGCAGATCGACGGGCGGAAGTATGACGTGCGCGAAGATCCGCAGGAAACCGAGGATCGGGCGTTCCTGCAATTCTACGCCGAAACGAGGGGGCAGGAATGAGAGCCGGCCGCGCCCTGCGCCAAATCGTTATCGCCCGACTTCGCGACCAAATCCCAGGTGTCCAGATTGTGGACAAGCCGACCGAAAAGACGCCGATGCCCTATATCGTCCTTGGGCCATCCTACTGGGTCAACGCGGATGCGGAGTGCATCGAGGCGAGGGATATCACGCTGCAAGTCGATGCCTATGACAGCGCGTCGAGCAAGGGCAAACTCGAGGATTTGGTGGACGACATCACCACAGCCCTGCGCGGCTGGGCCGATCAGGTCGCGCTAACGATGCACCCCATGCGCGTGTCGTTGGCGCGGGTCATGGATGACCCGAGCGGCGCCGTGCACGGCGTGGTGCAGGTCGAAGCGATGGTGGAAGACGATGGTTAACGGCATCCCCGAAGTTCAAGCCATGTTTCGCCGGAAGGCTGCGAAGGTGGCGGCGGCGGCTAAAGCGCAGGCGCAGACCAGCGGTGAACAGGTTGCCTCGGCGATGCGTTATCTGGTGCCCAGAGAGCAGGGCGAATTGATCCGGTCCATCAGGGTAGAGGACGCCGCCTCTATCGAGACGAGTAAAGGGGCGCGCGGATTTATCGGTGTGGTGGTCAAGGCGGGCGATGAGACTACCATCGTCACCAATGAGCGCGGCCAGCGTTTCCAGAACGCCAAGCTGCAAGAGAATGGCACGAAGAACATGCCTGCCAACCCGTTCTTCAACCCGGCATGGCGGGCGAACCGGACCCGTGTCCGTTCGGCGATCACTCGGGCCGTTCGCAAGGTATGGGTCAGCGATTAACCAGATCCCGGCATTTGTTCACTTCGGCGAGCATGTCGCCGCCTTTGGCGCGCTGGACAAAGGCGATGATGCTGCCGCTGTCATAGGCTTCCAGATCGGCTCGACAGGCGTCAATTTCTGCATTCATCCGGGATCGGTTCTGGCGTTCAAGGACGGCCAGTGTCGCTTCGACACGGGCTTTGTCCGCCGCCTCCTTCGCGGCAATGGCCTCGGCTTGCTTCTTTCGATCCATTAGCCAGATTGATCCCGCAGCGATTGTGACGACGCAGGCGGCTGCGATCAGGATTTGAACGGACTTGTGCAAGGCATCCTCCATGGTTGCCGAAGGATACCGCGATGCCGAGACAAAGGAAATGGCGTGTCCTTCGAGACTTCGAATGGGCGCCGAAGCCGAATGTCATCATGATCTTCCTCGCTGGCGAGATCCACGCCGGTCTGACGCGGGCCTGCCGGGATAAGGCGGGCGACCGCATCGAAGAAATCCGGGACTGATCCCGGCCGCCCATCATGCGCCCGTGGGCAGGGCAATCATCAAATGGAGCCTATCATGGCAAAACCAACGACTTATGTTGGCAGCACGGTTGCTATCTTCCTTGAGAGCGCAACTGTTCCCGGCACATATCTGCGCCCCTGCGGCCTGACCAATCACACGGTTTCGTTCACGAAAAACACAACTGAGGTCAATGTGCCCGATTGTGATGACCCAGAACTGCCGGCATGGGTCGAACGCGGTGTCGAAAGCCTTGATTTCAGCGCCAACGGATCCGGCATCCTTGCTGCGGAGGCAGTGGACGAATGGTGGGACGCTTTTAACACCACAGAAAGCATCAATGCCCGCATCTACATCGGCGCGCCCGATGATACGACCAACGGCCGTTACTGGCAGGGCAAGGTCCACGTGACCGGGTTCGAGGTGACGGGCGAGCGTGGCAACAAGGTCCAGACCACTGTTTCCATCGTCTCGGATGGCGAATTGACCTTCCACGACGTGACGGGGCCCTGATGGCAGAGCCGTTCGTCGCGAACTGGTCGAGCGGAGAGGATGAATTCCTTCTCCGCATCGGGGAACTAGAGGCCCTAGACGACCTGACCGACGCAGGGGCGCTGGATCTGCGCTATCGGCTATCGCAGGGAGTGCAGCGCGGCAGCCTCGCCTATTCCCCAGTGAAGGTGCGCGAGGTCATGGCTTGTCTCCGCCTCGGCCTGATTGGCGCAGGCATGGACCGGCAGAAAGCCGACCGAAAGGTCAAGCAGGCTTTCGAGGATTCCGACATTTCTGAACTCAACCTGCTGGCCTTCACGATCTTGTCCCGCGCTTTCGCCGGAAAGGAGCATGATCCGGTGGGGGAGGGCGAGGCGGGGGCGGCGACAGAAGAATCCGCTTCTCCCGCCTCTACGGGACCGGCGCCGCGCTCGGCTTCACGCCGGCCCAAGTCAAAGAAATGACCTTCTGGGAGTTTTCGGCCTGCGTGGACGGCTGGAACCGCGCCCAGGGCGGCGGGCACGCCCATAACGGCGATCCGATGACCGATGATGAATACGACGCGCTGTGCGCGCTAGGCGAGAGGTGGAGCGATGGCGGAAGCGGAAGCGGGTCTTGAGCTACCTATCGGTCTGACCGAGCAGAAATTCTTGCAGCAGCTTGCGAGGATCGAGGCGCGCGCGATCAAGTCGGCGAGGATCGCAGAGCAAGCGTTTGTGAAATCCAACTCGGGTATTGCAAGATCAACGACCGGCATGTCGAACCAGGTTCGGGGGCAGTTGCAGAACGTATCGTTCCAGCTGCAGGACGTTATTGTTCAAATTCAAGGCGGCACGTCAGCCTCTCGCGCGTTGGCCCAGCAGCTTCCGCAGTTGCTTGGCGGTTTTGGTGCGCTTGGATCCGCGCTTGGTTTGGTGGCGGGCTTGGGCATCCCGTTCGTCGCCTCGCTGATGAATATGGAGGAGGAAGCTGTCGATCTGGACAAGGCCGTCAAGGGGCTGACCGAGGCGCTGGAAGCCCTGCGGGATGCACAGGCTAACGCGGCTATCCCCGTTGATCTGTTGATTGAGAAATACGGCGCCCTTGGCGATGAAATGGGGCGAGTGTTTCAGAACCAGTTGGCGATTGCGCGGCAGGAACTGGAGGCTGTGGGGGCGTCCATTGAAAAGGCTATCGGATCGACTGCCGAATTAACCAGTATGGTTACGAGGTTTGATAGCCTGAAACAGGCGGTTGATGCCGGGGTCATCAGCTACGATGAATACATCCGCCTCCTGCGTGATCTTGAGCAGCAATTCGGGTTCACGGCGGCGCAGGCCCTGCAATATCAGAACCTGATGGATGGCGTTGCCAATGCTCAGGGGCCGGAACAGCAGGCCCAAGCTTGGCTTGACGTTCACGATTGGCTGGTAGCGAACCGCGATGCGCTGTCGGAGCAGGGTGTCGCGGTCGATGATCTGATCAAGCAGACGAATGATCTGGCGGGCTCCTATGGCAAGGCGCATGAGGCGGCGTCTGACATTACATCGGCGGCGGAAGCGGGCGCGGTGGCGACCGACAATTGGGCGGCGGCAGCGGCCAATCTGGCGGCGAATATGGATGGCGCAGCGGCGGCGGCCGGTCGGGCGGCTGCTGCGGTTGGGGCAGCGATTGCGGCGCAAAACAAAGCGGCCGGGCTTAGTGGCGTCGGCGAGCTGGACCCGTTCTCCGCGTCGTCGGGGCGGGTGCTGACGGCGATTGCCGGTGGCATGAACATCCCGCAACAGGCGGATTTTGACCGTCAATGGCAAGAGCAGGTCAAAGCGCAGGAGGAGGCCGCTAAGGCCGCAGAGCGGGCAGCGGCCCGGAGCAGTGGCGGCGGTCGCAAGCGCGGTGGCGGGGGGCGCCGATCCTCTGGCGGCGGAGCGAGTGCTGCGCGAGAGGTTGACATCTTCGAGAGTGCGACCCGTGAAATTCAGCAGCTTGAGCGGCAGATCGAACTGTTCGGGAAGTCCGAGCAGGAAGCGGCGCGGTTGCAGGCGCGATGGGCGATGCTCGATGCCGCAAAGCGCGCCGGCGTCCCGGTCAACGAGCAGCTTAACGCGCAGATCGAGGCGCAGGCGGCGCAGGTCGGCGCGCTGACGCAGCAGCTTGAACAGGCCGATCTTGCTCAGGAGCAATTCGACCAGGCCATAGAGGGCATCGCGAACGCTTTCAGTAATGCAATCCTTGAAGGCGAGAACCTGCGCGACAGCCTTGCGCAGATATTCCGCCAGATCGCGGCGAACATTCTGAACGCGGGCATCCAGCAGGCTTTGACGCAGGCATTCAGCGGGGCTGGTGGCGGTGGGGGTATCTTCGGCATCCTTGCTTCGGCCTTCGGCGGGACTCGGGCGGCGGTGCCGACCTTCGACGGCGGTGGCTTCACGGGCCGTGGTTCGCGGTCTGGTGGGGTCGACGGCAAGGGCGGTTTCCCGGCGATCCTGCACCCCAATGAGACGGTGATTGATCATACACGCGGGCAGGGCGGTATCGCCCCCAAGATCACCATCAACAACAACGCCCCCGGCGCGGTGGTATCGGCCGATTACGTGACAAAGGACGAGGTGATCCTGACCGTCTCGCAGGCCATCGCCTCGAACAACCGGCGCCAGTCTGACCAGCAATATCTCAGGGGTGGCCGCTGATGCAGGTTTCGTTCCCGTTCCCGGTCAAGCTGCAATCCTCGGTGCCGAAGCTGGAAGGGTTGCGCTTTCAGCCCTTCACCAACATCGACGGCGAGACCTTCGCCAAGCCGGCGCTCAACGGCGTCTGGCGGCTGGACATGACGGTGCTGGCCCATGACATGCAATCTCATCTGGCCCT from Paracoccus sp. SMMA_5_TC includes these protein-coding regions:
- a CDS encoding phage portal protein, which codes for MMWPFSRKEKALYNIPSRGGWRVLESFPGAWQRNVEVNKESVLAFHAVFACMTLIARDIAKLRVKLVQKDSGGIWSEVTNPAYSPVLRKPNGYQTRIQFWESWVLSKLSCGNTYVLKVRDGRGVVTQMHILDPARVKPLVSDSGDVFYEIQPDNLSAGKESITVPAREIIHDRFNTLFHPLVGLSPIFANGLAATQGLNIQNNSASFFGNRSVPGGILTAPGAISDETAARLKETWEERYSGRGGGKIAVLGDGLKFEALAMKSTDAQMIEQLKWTAEVVCSTYHVPPYKIGIGQMPTYNNIQALNVEYYSQCLQSLIEDVELCLDEGLGMAEGIGTEFDLDGLLRMDSVTQMEVMDKAKGIFSPNEMRRRFDLAPKTGGDSVFLQEQNYSLEALAKRDARPDPWAKAEAAPQPDASAQDEAEERAFVAETLLAMRKSLEAA
- a CDS encoding head-tail connector protein yields the protein MVQLVDLDEIKAALRIDGDDEDAALELLCEAVSEAVIAYLKSGADAFIEDGEVPSGAVVPNRVKVATIYWIGVLRRNPDNDTEGAFQLGYPPLPVVSMLYQMRDPALA
- a CDS encoding phage head closure protein, which encodes MTAGQLTKRATLLEPFEAVDADGQVVQSWTDRGAVWCNLAPRRGGESVMQARLESKNPAIITVRASTLTREITSEWQVQIDGRKYDVREDPQETEDRAFLQFYAETRGQE
- a CDS encoding DUF3168 domain-containing protein, with translation MRAGRALRQIVIARLRDQIPGVQIVDKPTEKTPMPYIVLGPSYWVNADAECIEARDITLQVDAYDSASSKGKLEDLVDDITTALRGWADQVALTMHPMRVSLARVMDDPSGAVHGVVQVEAMVEDDG
- a CDS encoding HK97-gp10 family putative phage morphogenesis protein encodes the protein MVNGIPEVQAMFRRKAAKVAAAAKAQAQTSGEQVASAMRYLVPREQGELIRSIRVEDAASIETSKGARGFIGVVVKAGDETTIVTNERGQRFQNAKLQENGTKNMPANPFFNPAWRANRTRVRSAITRAVRKVWVSD
- a CDS encoding phage tail tube protein, with the translated sequence MAKPTTYVGSTVAIFLESATVPGTYLRPCGLTNHTVSFTKNTTEVNVPDCDDPELPAWVERGVESLDFSANGSGILAAEAVDEWWDAFNTTESINARIYIGAPDDTTNGRYWQGKVHVTGFEVTGERGNKVQTTVSIVSDGELTFHDVTGP
- a CDS encoding GTA-gp10 family protein; this translates as MAEPFVANWSSGEDEFLLRIGELEALDDLTDAGALDLRYRLSQGVQRGSLAYSPVKVREVMACLRLGLIGAGMDRQKADRKVKQAFEDSDISELNLLAFTILSRAFAGKEHDPVGEGEAGAATEESASPASTGPAPRSASRRPKSKK